Proteins from one Penicillium digitatum chromosome 2, complete sequence genomic window:
- a CDS encoding Ankyrin repeats (3 copies) family protein encodes MATPSPPDLNATREADYKRFKNYAAYTFLIGAPILIALPPRKLDPLTVLVLCSFGASANHIVHDRTGRSIVDRIDARISRMQGSFSSLPSERAQEIQERLRAARDAQLRQAEQERLKAQILSLSDKQRRAPDPGLKEEIEKLKARQAQEEGVMQRVWMGGESEGWKERRLREEQKALSEGKGYGDLIQEHIWDVWTWGGKDGKTGEAVTDETVAEKKD; translated from the coding sequence ATGGCAACCCCCTCACCCCCAGACCTGAACGCAACCCGCGAAGCAGACTACAAACGCTTCAAGAACTATGCCGCCTACACATTCCTCATCGGCGCACCGATCCTAATCGCCCTCCCACCACGCAAACTCGACCCTCTCACCGTCCTCGTCCTCTGCTCGTTCGGCGCATCCGCAAACCACATCGTCCACGACCGTACAGGCCGCAGCATCGTCGACCGAATTGACGCGCGCATTTCCCGCATGCAGGGgtccttctcttctctgcCGAGCGAGCGCGCGCAGGAGATCCAAGAACGACTCCGGGCAGCGCGCGATGCGCAGCTCCGCCAGGCTGAGCAGGAACGGCTGAAGGCGCAAATCCTGTCGCTTTCGGATAAGCAGCGCAGGGCGCCGGATCCGGGGCTGAAGGAGGAGATTGAGAAGCTCAAGGCGAGACAGGCGCAGGAGGAGGGTGTGATGCAGCGGGTTTGGATGGGCGGGGAGTCTGAAGGGTGGAAGGAGAGGAGGTTGAGGGAGGAGCAGAAGGCGCTTAGTGAAGGGAAGGGATATGGGGATTTGATCCAGGAGCATATATGGGATGTTTGGACTTGGGGTGGGAAGGATGGGAAGACTGGTGAGGCGGTTACGGATGAGACTGTGGCGGAGAAGAAGGATTGA
- a CDS encoding Zinc finger, C2H2-like produces the protein MAQELEGVLCTFKGCRLSFESVSEMQHHKANADRHSYCMKCDLDFQSQQTLHLHKIMSDRHFACPECCLELRSEAGLEVHMRNNHREHHEIACKGCGCKYKSASAVMKHIEDKACPILALPEKAREGANYELHSTTSVLTMGKDSPGPQSPPSESSSEDLDTDGGVLLNLSIPRMEGKRPAHDTGVATHPHDKWLELGAPTTPAKGKAGSSSTESPGGVLLDDNFGPSIRYDDPFPSAHGAIKQSSGAVPSGSNPVAQGEGPSRYVAPTRCRAMAHRKIQGVDPEKFWNPEKSRYYCNCGSSFLYATTFEYHLTMEDEAINDCPRCFKRFRTLAALVAHMEARYSKCAFRVTTGQIEQDLSEVTRGFADIPRMIGEELESGEMGFDVSSQPEHNAPGSSDEDVPSLSAGDISSTPEALSSNGDDDSSNAEAMSSNEVPVSSNTASGASNVESLVDDLERLVCSDAPNRDDEEEL, from the exons ATGGCTCAAGAGCTGGAGGGGGTACTTTGTACCTTCAAGGGCTGCAGACTGAGCTTTGAGTCCGTCAGCGAGATGCAACACCACAAGGCCAATGCGGACAGACATTCTTACTGCATGAAATGTGACCTCGATTTCCAGTCTCAGCAGACACTCCATCTACACAAGATTATGAGTGACCGTCACTTTGCTTGCCCCGAATGCTGTCTCGAGCTCCGCAGCGAGGCTGGTTTGGAGGTTCACATGAGAAAC AATCATCGCGAACATCACGAAATTGCCTGCAAGGGGTGTGGTTGCAAGTACAAGTCCGCCTCGGCAGTCATGAAACATATTGAAGACAAGGCGTGCCCTATTCTTGCCCTGCCAGAGAAAGCTCGCGAGGGCGCCAACTATGAACTTCACAGCACAACAAGTGTTTTGACGATGGGCAAAGATTCTCCTGGACCACAGTCTCCTCCCTCTGAAAGCTCCAGCGAGGACCTGGATACAGATGGTGGCGTTCTGCTGAATCTCTCTATTCCCCGTATGGAAGGAAAGCGTCCTGCTCATGATACGGGGGTTGCAACCCACCCTCATGACAAATGGCTCGAACTGGGCGCTCCAACGACCCCAGCCAAAGGAAAAGCGGGAAGTAGCTCCACTGAATCGCCCGGAGGTGTCCTCCTCGATGATAATTTTGGTCCCTCAATCCGCTACGATGATCCTTTCCCGTCTGCCCACGGAGCCATTAAGCAGTCAAGCGGGGCAGTTCCCTCTGGATCCAATCCAGTTGCCCAAGGAGAAGGCCCTTCTCGCTATGTGGCTCCCACTCGTTGCCGAGCCATGGCTCACCGCAAGATCCAAGGCGTGGACCCGGAGAAGTTCTGGAATCCCGAAAAAAGTCGCTACTACTGCAACTGCGGTTCGTCTTTCTTGTATGCTACCACCTTTGAGTATCACTTGACGATGGAGGATGAAGCAATCAATGA TTGCCCTCGATGCTTCAAACGATTCAGGACCCTCGCCGCGCTCGTTGCCCATATGGAGGCTCGATATTCCAAGTGTGCTTTCCGTGTCACCACTGGCCAAATTGAACAGGACCTCAGTGAAGTTACTCGAGGCTTTGCTGATATCCCGCGGATGATTGGCGAGGAACTGGAGTCCGGAGAGATGGGGTTCGATGTGAGTAGCCAGCCTGAGCATAATGCTCCTGGGTCTTCGGATGAAGATGTCCCGTCGTTGAGTGCGGGTGATATTTCTTCAACCCCGGAGGCCCTCTCTTCTAATGGAGATGACGACTCTTCCAACGCAGAGGCTATGTCGTCCAATGAAGTGCCCGTGTCTTCCAATACAGCGTCTGGTGCTTCAAACGTGGAATCCCTAGTGGATGATTTGGAAAGACTAGTCTGTTCCGATGCGCCTAACAgggatgacgaggaagaacTTTGA